The Arabidopsis thaliana chromosome 5, partial sequence genomic interval TCACTATTGTCGCAGTCTTATCTTTATGTATATACGTATATAATAAgccaattgaaaaaaataaagatttgattttatcaGTTGTCCACTTCAATTcgattagaaatatatatttcgaTAGTTTGTATAGTACTTAGATAAATTTcgtatattatataaatatatgttttatgaaTTTGTATTTATCATAATAAATCACAATTAAAGAGTGGATGATAGTTGAGTTGAGCTAATCATGAGACATgaataccaaacaaaaatataggATATTGGCCTAGCGTTCACCCTAATAATTGGGTTATCGATTGAtgccatatatatatctttgggGATCGTTTTATCTCTGAATCTGTCGACACTCTAGTTTTCCCCTACCGAGAGCGAGCGATAAGACGATAACATGGCAGAAGTTTCACATGCATCATGCATGGACCGCGCATATGTCATACGCAGATTACCATATTCTTAggtcaattttatttttctatgattATATCTCATAATTAGTCGTCATTTCAAACTAGATATATACTTCAAAAACGTAGGCGTGTCGTAGTATTCGTGTGTCAACGCTACATATAAACGCGGTCAAAGCTGCATGCATGTAAAAAACTGTTcacaattaaaaacattacaaaCATAAATTCACATAAATACGTTCAAATTATAGCGTCGGCATTACGACGAACTTATAAGTTGATTGCttaagagaatatatatagagaaaacaGACGTTTTATCCATAATTATACCATTTCTTCGTCTTTTTTTAGCCACGTGTATCTTCGATCTAGAGACcacaaacagaagaaataCGACGAAGAAGTTGGATTCTTGCTTGAAGTAAGAAAATGTGATCAGCCGTGAGTCGATAAAGTGTAGCACCGTCAACCTCGCCGGAAAAACTCGTCTCCGGAGCAACCATTCGCCGTAGACGGGTCATGAGCTTCCTTGAGCTCACATTAACCAttactctctttcttctacGAATGTTAAGTGCTCTACACCTCATGTTTTTGCACACGAACGGTCTTCTTCGAACGTGTACTATATACTAAGAAAAGCtaaaaagagaatgagagagaaaGTTTGTGATGATATGTGGATtagaagaacaagagagacTATGTGTCTTTATAGATAAGTCGGATGAAATATGAATAA includes:
- a CDS encoding uncharacterized protein (unknown protein; Has 30201 Blast hits to 17322 proteins in 780 species: Archae - 12; Bacteria - 1396; Metazoa - 17338; Fungi - 3422; Plants - 5037; Viruses - 0; Other Eukaryotes - 2996 (source: NCBI BLink).); this translates as MRCRALNIRRRKRVMVNVSSRKLMTRLRRMVAPETSFSGEVDGATLYRLTADHIFLLQARIQLLRRISSVCGL